One window of the Trypanosoma brucei gambiense DAL972 chromosome 3, complete sequence genome contains the following:
- a CDS encoding kinesin, putative, with protein MIEEKEEELVRFKQVYHEALLKFDSQVGTLQLVVQDAVRDAHNTAKRGTEAVFQRLEQWRLDTLMGQVEEGDDECRDEGSKGNTEEGSEGRKRGSTFGVSTRQYEDDMARCVVRINENFASLGQNIVAMTQKHVAAVHSLQKRRRASLEGVQERLKSQLQETLSAYVREQMILDDELECEQRLYEDSISMTTKLPTPADVLPFRHALQNACRAAVESSKDIFTDLEMNDEVAGSLQQINEALRVSATGASLGAFLQIGNMPPLRPSTSSQSSNAVCAAASASASAALRNDTSTTLPDTQTRRLSMKDKNQSVVSSRGGAVKRLRSSSNVSDSRRASAPSEK; from the coding sequence ATGatagaggagaaggaggaagagttgGTCCGCTTTAAACAGGTGTACCACGAGGCCCTTCTGAAGTTTGACTCCCAGGTTGGCACACTCCAGTTGGTTGTGCAGGATGCAGTGCGTGACGCCCACAACACCGCAAAACGTGGTACGGAGGCGGTGTTTCAGCGGCTTGAGCAATGGAGACTCGACACGCTGATGGGACAGGTGGAGGAGGGTGACGATGAATGCCGTGACGAGGGATCTAAGGGCAACACAGAAGAGGGAAGTgaggggaggaagaggggaagtaCATTTGGTGTGTCCACACGGCAGTACGAGGATGACATGGCGCGTTGCGTTGTACGTATCAACGAGAACTTTGCTTCCCTCGGACAAAACATTGTGGCAATGACGCAGAAACATGTTGCCGCAGTTCATTCACTTCAGAAACGCCGTCGCGCTTCTTTAGAGGGTGTGCAGGAGCGACTCAAATCACAACTACAGGAGACCCTGTCAGCGTATGTGAGGGAACAGATGATTTTAGATGACGAGCTCGAGTGCGAACAGCGTCTATACGAAGATAGTATTTCAATGACTACAAAGTTACCGACACCCGCTGATGTGTTGCCATTTCGTCATGCTCTGCAAAATGCCTGTCGTGCGGCGGTTGAGAGCAGTAAGGACATTTTCACCGACCTTGAAATGAACGATGAGGTGGCTGGATCACTGCAACAAATAAATGAGGCACTGAGGGTGTCGGCTACTGGCGCTTCTTTGGGAGCCTTTTTACAGATTGGTAACATGCCCCCACTCCGCCCTTCCACCTCGTCACAGTCTTCCAATGCCGTTTGTGCAGCAGCCTCTGCCTCTGCCTCTGCCGCTCTGCGTAATGACACATCTACAACACTGCCAGACACCCAAACACGGCGGCTTTCAATGAAGGATAAGAATCAAAGCGTGGTTAGTAGCCGTGGGGGAGCAGTAAAACGACTCCGGAGTAGTAGCAATGTGTCGGACTCAAGACGGGCCTCAGCACCCAGTGAAAAATAG